In a genomic window of Rutidosis leptorrhynchoides isolate AG116_Rl617_1_P2 unplaced genomic scaffold, CSIRO_AGI_Rlap_v1 contig330, whole genome shotgun sequence:
- the LOC139882967 gene encoding LOW QUALITY PROTEIN: membrane-associated protein VIPP1, chloroplastic-like (The sequence of the model RefSeq protein was modified relative to this genomic sequence to represent the inferred CDS: deleted 2 bases in 1 codon), which produces MHLRVAYSDTLRCNGHRGAAGASMNLFGRFARVVKSYANAILSSFEDPEKILDQTVLEMNEDLTKMRQATAQVLASQKQLENKYKAAQQASEDWYRRAQLALSKGDEDLAREALKRRKTLADNASSLKAQLDQQKGVVENLISNTRLLESKIQEAKSKKDTLKARAQSARTATKVQEMIGTVDTSSALSAFEKMEEKVLAMESQADALNQLTSDDLEGKFALLESSSVDDDLANLKKELSGSSKKGELPPGRSSSRAASPFQDTEIEKELNELRRRAKEY; this is translated from the exons ATGCATTTACGAGTAGCTTATTCGGATACGTTGAGATGTAATGGCCAT AGGGGAGCTGCTGGCGCTAGTATGAATCTTTTTGGTCGATTTGCTAGAGTTGTCAAG TCATATGCAAATGCAATATTAAGCTCCTTTGAAGACCCAGAGAAAATTTTAGATCAAACTGTTCTTGAAATGAATGAAGATTTGACAAAGATGCGTCAAGCTACTGCTCAG GTCTTGGCATCCCAAAAGCAACTAGAAAATAAATATAAAGCTGCTCAACAAGCTTCTGAGGATTG GTACCGAAGAGCACAACTTGCGCTTTCTAAGGGAGATGAAGATCTTGCTCGTGAAGCATTGAAGAGACGAAAAACTTTAGCT GACAATGCAAGTTCTTTGAAGGCTCAGCTTGATCAGCAGAAAGGTGTTGTTGAAAATCTTATTTCCAATACTCGG CTCCTGGAGAGTAAAATACAGGAAGCAAAGTCAAAGAAAGACACTCTCAAAGCGCGTGCTCAGTCTGCAAG GACTGCAACCAAGGTGCAGGAAATGATTGGAACAGTGGACACAAGCAGTGCCCTTTCAGCTTTTGAAAAAATGGAGGAAAAAG TGTTGGCTATGGAATCTCAAGCAGATGCCCTAAATCAATTAACCTCCGATGATCTTGAAGGAAAG TTTGCTCTGCTTGAGAGTTCCTCTGTTGATGATGATCTTGCCAACTTGAAGAAAGAGCTGTCTGGGAGCTCAAAG AAGGGAGAGCTTCCACCTGGAAGATCATCTTCAAGAGCTGCATCTCCTTTCCAAGACACAGAGATTGAGAAGGAGCTAAATGAATTGAGGAGGCGAGCAAAGGAATATTAG
- the LOC139882959 gene encoding G-type lectin S-receptor-like serine/threonine-protein kinase At5g35370 — MIWSANRNRSISKSDQLQLTSHGLTIVDQSSNVTVWSTPKLGSNSKVSVMQLLDSGNLVLLDEDNISLWQSFDYPTDTIVVGQRLAVGKSLVGDVKDGNLSVGEHSLVVTSGDAILQWNQMTYWKLSMETMAFKDSSGAVSFLGLNGTGLYLYGDDGSTVVFQVILQETENFRIAKLGYDGKFVVTRLVNNSQTEEFTMPADNCKIPSFCGKYGLCNNGVCSCLSGFRTNKDSDCVPTDSSITMPNACIPGQNQTESNSSISYLTLGQGVDYFSNNYMESVKYGANLSLCQDLCSKNCSCLGVFYDSGSSSCLFIQNDVGSFIQSSEDSDPDRSGYIKAEIQSSPQSSADDQTNFPEIGVILIPVFGLILILAGSIVAYYYWRKQMISKMRSVKLGSRNSSEDEFEMFSIAGLPVRFNYETLSAATDNFKNQIGKGGFGTVYKGILPDKTVVAVKKITNIGVQGNSEFCTEIAIIGKIHHINLVKLKGFCALGRQQRFLVLEFMDRGSLDQALFSNGPGPVLEWRERFDIALGTARGLAYLHSGCEHKIIHCDIKPENILLHHNLQVKLSDFGLSKLLTPEQSSLFTTMRGTRGYLAPEWLTNSSITDKTDVYSYGMVLLEIVRGSRNCASETERQQNVETGDVSMRSSRQEPSSRWNSRLVYFPLVALEMHEQRRYMELADPRLQGRAPISEVEKVVRIALCCIHQEPGMRPTMSNVVSMLEGGMALTEPILEQLHHLRFYGQRFSEASTIDESGEQMRNKFSLFSPGTGKGVGTISSLRKQLHKNGMQLPLPPSNANQNSSFKLNELVDAYKLLGWWVGEIDEILTVMEMARYTVFGSTILKNIVFTLHLQNSDPISIGLMENGLDHKRYLKPLEKALSPIVAAGNKADMRGQSSTNSRTSLLEKATSVYGHSNQETI, encoded by the exons ATGATTTGGTCTGCGAACCGGAACCGGTCCATTTCAAAATCCGACCAGCTCCAGCTCACCTCCCATGGTCTCACGATCGTCGATCAGTCCTCAAACGTCACCGTTTGGTCAACTCCGAAATTGGGTTCTAATTCTAAAGTCTCAGTAATGCAACTGCTGGACTCTGGAAACCTTGTTCTACTGGACGAAGACAATATCTCTCTGTGGCAGAGTTTTGATTATCCGACAGACACAATTGTGGTCGGTCAGAGGTTGGCTGTTGGAAAATCTTTGGTCGGAGATGTCAAAGACGGGAACTTATCTGTCGGGGAGCATAGCCTGGTTGTTACAAGTGGGGATGCGATTTTGCAATGGAATCAGATGACTTATTGGAAGCTGTCGATGGAGACAATGGCTTTTAAGGACTCTAGCGGAGCTGTCTCGTTTTTGGGATTGAACGGAACTGGTTTGTATCTGTACGGTGACGACGGATCAACGGTTGTATTTCAAGTCATCTTGCAAGAGACAGAGAACTTCAGGATTGCGAAATTGGGTTATGATGGGAAATTCGTCGTAACCCGGCTCGTAAACAATTCTCAGACCGAAGAATTTACTATGCCTGCTGATAATTGCAAGATTCCATCATTCTGTGGGAAATATGGATTGTGCAATAATGGAGTTTGTTCATGTCTTTCAGGGTTCCGTACAAATAAGGATTCTGATTGTGTGCCAACGGATAGCTCTATTACTATGCCTAATGCTTGTATTCCAGGTCAGAATCAAACCGAATCGAATTCTTCCATTTCGTATTTGACATTGGGCCAGGGAGTCGATTACTTTTCGAACAATTATATGGAATCTGTCAAGTATGGTGCAAATTTAAGTCTTTGTCAAGATTTGTGCTCCAAGAATTGTTCTTGCTTGGGCGTGTTCTATGATAGTGGTTCTAGTTCGTGCCTTTTTATCCAAAACGATGTCGGATCATTCATCCAAAGCTCTGAAGATTCCGACCCGGATCGATCCGGTTACATTAAGGCTGAAATTCAATCTTCCCCTCAATCCTCAGCTGATGATCAGACCAACTTCCCGGAAATAGGTGTGATTCTCATCCCTGTATTCGGCTTGATCTTAATTCTTGCTGGCAGCATTGTGGCATATTATTATTGGAGAAAACAGATGATTTCGAAAATGCGTAGCGTGAAATTAGGAAGTAGGAATTCCTCGGAAGATGAGTTTGAAATGTTCTCTATAGCTGGATTGCCTGTTAGATTCAATTACGAAACACTTTCTGCTGCAACTGACAATTTCAAGAATCAAATCGGTAAGGGTGGGTTTGGTACTGTCTACAAAGGCATTCTGCCAGATAAAACAGTGGTGGCAGTAAAAAAGATAACCAATATCGGAGTTCAAGGGAACTCAGAATTCTGCACCGAGATTGCGATTATCGGTAAAATCCATCATATCAATTTGGTGAAACTGAAAGGTTTTTGCGCTCTAGGGAGGCAACAACGTTTCCTCGTGTTGGAATTCATGGATAGAGGCTCTCTGGATCAAGCATTGTTCAGTAACGGACCTGGCCCCGTTCTAGAATGGCGCGAGAGGTTCGATATTGCTCTAGGAACTGCTAGAGGGCTTGCTTACTTGCATAGCGGATGTGAACATAAGATCATCCATTGTGACATCAAGCCGGAGAATATCCTGTTGCATCACAATTTACAAGTCAAACTTTCCGATTTCGGCCTGTCGAAGCTTTTGACTCCTGAACAATCGAGCCTGTTCACGACTATGCGAGGCACTAGAGGGTATCTCGCACCTGAATGGCTAACGAATTCTTCGATTACTGACAAAACCGACGTCTACAGCTATGGAATGGTATTGTTAGAAATCGTCCGGGGAAGTAGGAATTGTGCATCGGAAACCGAGAGGCAACAAAATGTTGAGACTGGCGACGTCAGCATGAGATCGTCGCGACAAGAGCCGTCTTCCAGATGGAATTCCCGTTTAGTGTACTTTCCTTTGGTTGCGCTAGAAATGCACGAGCAAAGGAGGTACATGGAACTTGCAGATCCTAGGCTGCAAGGCCGTGCACCGATCTCGGAAGTAGAGAAAGTAGTGAGGATAGCTTTGTGCTGTATACATCAGGAGCCGGGAATGAGACCGACTATGAGTAATGTGGTGAGCATGTTGGAAGGAGGAATGGCTTTGACAGAACCTATTCTTGAACAACTCCATCATTTGCGATTCTACGGCCAGAGATTCTCGGAAGCTTCCACAATCGATGAGTCTGGAGAGCAGATGCGCAACAAGTTTTCGTTGTTTTCAccg GGAACTGGGAAGGGAGTGGGGACCATTTCTAGCCTTAGAAAACAGTTACACAAGAATGGCATGCAGCT GCCTTTACCACCTTCCAATGCTAACCAAAACTCATCTTTTAAGTTGAATGAGCTGGTTGATGCTTATAAGTTGCTCGGTTGGTGGGTTGGTGAGATCGACGAGATTTTGACTGTGATGGAAATGGCAAGATATACAGTGTTCGGTTCAACCATCCTAAAGAACATTGTCTTCACTTTGCATCTTCAGAACTCAGATCCCATTTCGATTGGGTTGATGGAAAATGGCTTAGACCACAAAAG GTATTTGAAGCCTCTAGAAAAGGCTCTTTCCCCAATT GTGGCTGCGGGTAATAAGGCTGATATGAGAGGACAAAGCTCCACAAATTCTAGGACAAGCCTGTTAGAGAAGGCAACTTCAGTTTATGGTCATTCCAACCAAGAGACAATCTGA